GGTCGAAAGGATAAAATACAGCACTGCATAGGAAACACTTTCCAGGCTTGTAACcgtattacaaatacacattaAACAACTGCAGCGCAAACCATCTGGTATTTCTAAATGAGCAAATCAAGCAAGAAAGAGGGTAGAGTAAAATCATCTCAGAACAATAGATGCAAGCATCCTTCTGCTTACTGGTACATATGCATACAAGAACATGCTTGAACGGTACTGAGACTAGCTAAACGACAATACACCATCTGGTCCTGAGTCCTGACTCGTCCAAAGATACCATCTCTGATGCTCTGAGCTAAGTCAAGTGGGCCTCTCTCCAACTACGGTGAGGAGCCACCTGTCAAGTAGAAAAAGGATATCAGACAACATTCAACATGAAATGACAGTTAGCAAAATACAGTAATCCATACATATGATGTTGCGTGCCAACAAAGAAATATGATGAAGCCATAACCTTTTAACAATTGAAGGACTGTTCTTTAGAGTGAGAGTCTATTAAAACAGATTTGCAAACAGAAGTATAGGAATGGTCGAATATTAACCTAGGGGCATCAGTATTGAGCAACAACCACTCCAGTCACATGATACATATATGACACACAGAACGAATAAAGGTAAGAAGCATACTGGAGATTTGAATCCTCCAAGTGGAACTATAAAATTACCAACTCTGTATGCTGAATTGCGATGCAGTGCTATGTTCTCGGTGATGCAGCAAAAACATGTGATCTGCTCAGTCAAGAAGGGGCCACCCAGATTAACCAGGTCTACATAGTATTTGGATCCATGGCCAGGTGTAGTCAAACTAGGGCCAATAGTGCTGCAGCCTCGTGACCCAAACTTGCAGGATACCACCTATAGTTTTCCATTGCCCATTTCGATTACGGCAAGGACTGGCCCCAGCTGTTTGGCCTAATTCTTCTCCCTTGGCCCTGATCTCTCTTGCTCTCGCCATCTATCTCAGCCACTCTCGTATGGTGAAGCCCCAGTGGCCGGTGCCTGAACCCTAGCCGAGACAACAGGCAAGAGTCCATCCATTTGGTGGTTACCAGTTGAACAGGAGTCCAGGATGGAGGACTAATGCTAGTGTCCTAGCCTTAACAAACACACAGTTCCGCTACTGTCCCTGGCACATCTTCTTGCATCCATCAGCAGCAGAGGTAACAATTAAACCATATCATTACTACTAAATCATTACACCAGGATAACCTGAGCAGGTCATGTTTTTTTCCCCACCATCTAAACCAGAACTACCAGGACTTAATCCACCCCATTGTGATTTGGTTCTTGAGTCAGTAAAGTTACACTGTTGCAAAGATATCAATAGCACTTAAAAGATAAAAAGAACCTCAAGAACCTAAACCATGCTCGAACATTGGTCGGGAAGCATTTAACACATAGCAGCAAACATCAGAATTTCTTGATTGTTTGTTCCACACAGAAGGTTTTCCCACTAATCAAGCTTACAGTATACATTAATAACAGTCAGCCAACTGCAGTAGCAACACAGCTCACAGTTTCGTGATTTAACATAGCTAGATGAACTCCGATCGAACATATACCAGTCTCACCAACCAAATTCACATGTTGGTGGCAGCACCAAGCAACTCAAATCGAATCACTGAACATGCAATCGAAAAGGCAACTCGGTCTAAGACAAAGCAACCTTAGGGATCTGATTATCAGAGATCGGACTCTGACTAAACGGTAAGCACAATATGGGATCGATTATCGGATTCTGACAAAACGAAAACCCTAGCTTAGCTCCCAATGCCTCACCTCACTTGCAGTAGCGGTCGGCCTTCTTGCGCACGCGGTCGTCAAGGGCCTCCTCGACTGTGCGGTTgcgtgcggcggcgcgggcggcgttgGCGGGGTCGTACCCGAACTTCTTGGTCTCTACGGGGAAAAGCTCCTCGTATTTCATCCTCTTCGCCGCATCGATGGTGTagtcgtcgccggcgccgctgccgcctccgccTTCGGCGccctccgcggccgcggccgcggcctcgACATCGCCGTCGACCGGGGCATCGGAGGCGGGCTTCTTGCtcttcttcttgtgcttcttcgGCTTGTGGAGGGAGGCGGCCTCGCCGCCCTTGAAGACGAGGCGGCCAGCCTTGGCTTTCTTGTACGCGTCAGACATGGAGAACGGGGGTCGAGGGAGACGGAGATGAGGACGAC
The sequence above is drawn from the Panicum hallii strain FIL2 chromosome 7, PHallii_v3.1, whole genome shotgun sequence genome and encodes:
- the LOC112898864 gene encoding uncharacterized protein LOC112898864; amino-acid sequence: MSDAYKKAKAGRLVFKGGEAASLHKPKKHKKKSKKPASDAPVDGDVEAAAAAAEGAEGGGGSGAGDDYTIDAAKRMKYEELFPVETKKFGYDPANAARAAARNRTVEEALDDRVRKKADRYCK